A window of the Lactuca sativa cultivar Salinas chromosome 7, Lsat_Salinas_v11, whole genome shotgun sequence genome harbors these coding sequences:
- the LOC111904233 gene encoding protein SOB FIVE-LIKE 5 gives MEEVFGSECSSGCESGWTLYLEQSMYPSHSLQNHNHVVDDFLCKKGSFIHKEEEEDEEEEEDMSMVSDASSGPPHFQEQEECFNNNSHGGYCVYTTLPTLIDHPTNGKRKKIEKRSKLHRKVQDFPSFLDDTASSPFFNFSNNNLTVPNKETSMEDNDIRDYSQGYSTTYFEDKSTYQEHFGFFHPSVSGTQLQQNQWFEGKRWG, from the exons ATGGAAGAAGTTTTTGGCTCAGAATGCAGTAGTGGGTGCGAGTCTGGTTGGACTTTGTACTTGGAACAGTCGATGTACCCTTCACATTCTCTTCAAAACCACAACCATGTTGTCGATGATTTCCTCTGTAAAAAAGGCTCCTTTATACATaaagaggaggaagaagatgaagaagaagaagaagatatgtCTATGGTTTCAGATGCATCTTCTGGCCCACCACAttttcaagaacaagaagaatgctTCAACAACAACAGCCATGGTGGATACTGTGTTTACACCACTCTTCCTACATTAATCGATCATCCTACAAATGGGAAAAGAAAAAAGATTGAAAAGAGATCAAAGTTACATAGAAAGGTTCAAGATTTTCCTTCTTTTCTTGATGATACTGCTAGCTCTCctttcttcaacttctcaaat aacAATCTAACAGTGCCCAACAAGGAAACTTCAATGGAGGATAACGACATTAGAGACTACTCACAGGGCTACTCCACAACCTACTTTGAG GATAAATCTACATATCAAGAACACTTTGGGTTCTTCCACCCCTCTGTTTCTGGAACTCAACTGCAACAAAACCA ATGGTTTGAAGGAAAGAGATGGGGATGA